TTATCAAGATATCACTTACCTTATTGCTGGCTTATGCTATAACTAGTTGCATTGATTCCAAATTGATCCATCCACTCTACTAAATATTTTGTTTCATGTATTTTGAATTGTTCAACATGGTAAGGTTGGTTTCCTTGGAACAAGCTTACAACATAGCAATCAAAGTTGGAATGCATACACAGTTTGAAAACTTGAAACTTCCAAATTTAATTAGTGCTGTATGTTATTTGTATGGTGCCCATCCTTTTCAAATTTCCATTATAATCTTGGACTTCAATTTGTTTAACTTTCATCaaaactttatgttttctttttaattttgatcaacaaattgcatcgaAGTTTAGATTACAAGTCAGAGCTGTTATAAAGACGTCTTATTCTGAAAGTGATCATAATCTGTTTTAATTTTCCACATGGATTGCAAGATCAAGTAAGTCTTTGCTCTCTGCAGGCATTCAATTGTAAAAGCTTTCTCTATTGCGTTTGTGATGACATTCTTCAGCGTCTTTGATGTGCCAGTGTTTTGGCCAATTTTGCTTTTCTACTGGATTGTGCTATTCACTGTCACAATGAAAAGGCAAATAATTCACatgataaaatacaaatatgtCCCTTTTACATTCGGGAAACAGGTATGTCACAACCAAGCATTGCAGGTCATTGAACTTCTGTAATGACTGTTTCTAATAATTCACTTCGATCTCTGGACAGCGTTACACAGGGAAAAAGGTGCCTTCGGCCGATGATTTGGACCTTGCCAACTGACTTCCTTTGGAACAATCACTGCTATGCATTCATTCAGGTTTGCGCATACTTCTTAGTGATTGATCTGAAGAAAAGTCCGGGCTCGCAATTGTGAATGCACTTGCCCCATCCATTTTGTAACATAAAGTCACTGCTGATAGTTTGTTCTGTCCATTTCTTAGAGATACTGATATGTTGGGACTATTCatagggaaaattatttcaatGTATTTGTAAGATGTTTTTATCTTATGGAAATTCAAAAAGCAGTGTTTGTCTTAATGCAAATTGTTCATGCTCTTGTTGTACTGTTTCTATTAGAGTATGTTTGGTGTGGCCTCTGAGAATTTGGTTTATAGAAAAGAATTTTTTACAAGAGTTTGTTCATACTCTTTATCATGATTAATCTCACAGTAATCTGGTTTTCCAATTTTTAGATGATGAACCAAATTATCTCACATATGTTGTTGTCTTTGTTTGATTTGCAGTGTTGGGAAGAATATAGTAAtaactatataataataatgtttgatgaagatatttacatattaaaaataataaaaataataagcatGCAGAGaaatatgaagaatatataaaatgatttaaaGCATAGATTAAGGTTATAACTTATAACATGATTGAAGTTAGAgttgtaaacgagccgagccgagcttggTTATGTTCAAGCTCGGCTTGTTACTATTTTGATCGAGCTCGAACCGAGTTTATTTCGAGTTTCATTAATGAGGCTCGGGGCTCGGctcattaagaaaattaaaggtTCAGGCTCGGCTCGTAGATCGTTTAagctcaataatttttttaattttaatttttatattaaataaaatatcattaaggCTTGTTTAATGCAGGCTaggctcggctcgagctcgagaATCATTTAAAGCTCAGCTTGATTTGAGTTCGGGAATCATTCAAAGCTCGGCTCGATTTAAGCTCGGGAATCATTTAAAGCTCGGCTAGGGTTCAAATTTGTCAAATGCCTCactaaacaataacaacaaaatgaATAAGGGTTACAATCATCGAGCTATCTATGCTCAATTGCTCATCTTTCAAATCTTGTAGTGAAACACTAAAACAATCAAgtctaaaattagaaaaataaaaaaccatcacATAAAGATTCAAGTCATACATAGCATAATTAgacatcaaaataaaccatgttcaaaatcaaacattaatGAAGTTTTGGcataattcaaaatcaacatAATTATGTTTACAATTGCTCATATAAGAAGAGTTTCATTTTAGTGATAAATTCGTTGCTTCCATAGCTTGAAAATTcctacaaaacaataaacataacacatattttacttttgttaatattaatttttttaatttttaggattTCACCTTTTAACCcctcaaaaatgaaaaaattgctTCTACTTTTTTTCCTATCCAAACTTACTTAGAAGCCCTTgctcaataatgaaattatatttaaaaaataaaaatttaaaattttcaataattttgaaaaaaattcattaattcaTGGTTTTACCAGATCAGTGATCTCGTTTAAatagagttttaaaaaattcttcataaattataaaattaattaaaaacgtttttttttatttatgctatCTTGCATCTCTTCAAAAAGTCTAGTTGAAAATAAAACTAGtttgtagtttttataatattattatcatatatatgctcgataataatactataaataattctattcataaatttttgtaaataaacatgtaaatgcaTATGATACATTGAtactataaataaatcccttaatgatttttataaatgtgctATTAACGAGATGATAAACAAGTCCTTTAACGATTCTTATAAACAAGCTTTAATTGATACATTATACAAGTTCTTTAATAATTCATATAAACGAGTTTTTAACGATTCATATAAATGGGcttttaatgatttatataaatgagcatataaacgagcttttaatgaTTCATATAAATGAGTCTGCTCACGAGccttaacgagccgagcttgatGGTGTTCAGGCTCGGCTcattaattttatgaatttaataATCGGGCTTGAGAATCGCTCATTCAACTTAACGagcgagccgagccgagccctTAACGAACCGAGCCTTCGAGCTTTTAACGAACGTattggctcgtttacagccctaatTGAAGTAGGGCTTTTGTATATTTAGGGGTTTTGGCATTGTTGTCAATtcctgttttttgttttaaatttcatattttggaaacaaaactaagaaaacatgtttggcatcttgtttttgttttaaaaaattttagcaaCAATCCTCATGTTTCCGAAAAAACAGAATAcaagatttttatgttttcaacttttttgaaAACGTTTTCAAAACTCTTCCTCCCACTATGAAATTTTTCATcttctactctctctctctctctctctctctctctctttttccctttttaattttcaattccttttattttttattttttatttttttatctttttttaaatatcaattttttttacaagtccctactaataattttaaaaaatatatataaacatttattatttggacttgatattttataaattagttatatatagtataaaaaattatatttttataatgtatttatgaaaattattgttttacccttgattttttaaaactagGATAAAACACTTAATATAtatacctttatttttttaaaaaataggatgatccaattttaatatatatatatatatatatatatatatatatatatatatataaattttttaaaggcAATCCCCAAATGGTACAATTTTTATGAGCTATTTTTTACCTATAAAATATCAgtctatgttattaattttatttaatagtacaatcaagtaaactaatataaaaaattaaagttttataaaaaaaaattaaaaatataaatttgaaaaaattgataaaaaaaacatcataatattataataagttTGTGCTAaccatattttgtttttattttttaaaatataaccgttagggcccgtttggttcgcggtaatgtagaaagattatcacgtgttacgtggtaatctgaaaatattaccacatttggcattgcaccggtggtaatgtggatggtaatatcacattaccaatttataaatattaccaaaaaagtCAGAGGCGGAAGGAGGGGGGtcaagggggtgctcaagcacccccttggccCCGACCAATGttatatctatatgtatatatatatttgagaggAATAGTTGGATCCACAGCACCCTCTCTCTTCTCActttctcactctctctctctctctctctctctctctatatatatatatatatatgtttattagtttatatatattcagaGTAGTTGGATGCATTGATGCACCCctctccctatatatatatatatatatatatatatatattcataactcattagatatttattttcatttttctaaaaatattattgtttttacaaattaatactaatagtataaaaaaataatatttagaacaaaaataaaatttattatttagatattttataaattagtttatataatataaaaattcgtttctcaaaaaattattgtttcgtcatccatttattacaaattaatttatatataagaaaaaaaattatattttttagaaaattgcAAATATTTATTGGTTGAAACCGTGGTTTTTATTAGTTTAGGGTATAacctataaaatatatattttaaaaaaatatttataaatatatatatagaaaaaaaatttattattttgccccttaatttttttattttgttttggataaaaaaattgtaaatgtattttttttttttttaaaaaaaaatctaaaatatttataatttttaaatgagcacccccttctttgttcttctagTTCCGCCACtgaagaaagtggtaatcctattaccaccaaatttgatgTCTATCTTgaattaccatggtaatcttataactttttatattttaacaaattgattaccatgacaaccaaacacggtaatgaactattcctaataataagagttcccaacaaAATATGGTTATATTAAACTACCataatattcccaaccatataagaTTCCCACTCACATTActatggtaatctcattacgtagtaatatatcattatcacgaaccaaacgaccccttagtgtatccaaacatgtttttgttttcaaaaaattaaaaataaaacaaaaacaagaacaaaacaaaaaaaaaaaacagaaacgaTGCCAAACAACCTTTTGCAATATGGACCTTCATAGTCTTTCAAATTCAAATGACTCAAGATTCTCCATATCTAAAAGTAGATTTTTGTTGTGGcttgaatttgaaattcaaattagaTTTTGTGGTTCATAAAATTCTACATTATTTTCATGGGTTTTTATGGTTTATCAAAGCCTAAATTGGTTTTTGTATTCCCACAAATCTAAATTGGACTTTGATGTGGAGTAAAACCGGACTTTCGGACTtcatatttatttgagtttcaaattGAGTTATTATAGTCCTTTAAATTCAAATTGGACTCTACActccataaaattaaaaaataactttcacAATCTGTCAAACTCTAAATTAGATCTTCGTCTCCCCCTTAAAACCAAATTAGTATTTTAAAGTTCTCCAAGCAAAAAACCAAACTTTTGTGGTCTCTCAAATTAGGTCCCCATAGTTGTTTTACATTCAAACTAGATTTTTTGTGATCcattaaattcaaaatcaaatattcaaaGTCTATCAAATTCTAAATCTAACTTTCACAgagataattataattaatagcTTGTTTTTTATGGAAGTTGTGATTTCATAAATCctggaataataataataataataataataataataataataataataataataataatttgtgaggaaaaattgtatttattgatttttttctaaattgaagccaatattcatattttattttcgtatttttatcttaaaaaagtAATGTTAATTGgcaaaggatatatatatatatgattattttattttatttttattgtgttaaCAATTAACATGACAACTAGAGccattttttaaagtttaaataatttatgagaTGTTGACATTGCTTCCATGTCAttcctataaataaaaaacaaataaaataaaaatatcaacagATTTAgataattcaaaacatatatgataaataaataaaaaccaaataaatcagATATAGCGAAAATGACATTTTCCTTCATCATGGTAGAAAATGTCCCACTAATTAAACTGAATGTACCATTTTGCCCCTGAAGATCATGTTGTTTACTTCCGATTAGCATGAAAATGCTTGCCATCTACAAACTTTCAAAAGTCAACCAGACAAAGTCTTCAAATCAAATTGTAACATCTTTCCTTCACGATATATGTAGTTTTATTTGCAGAAAAGTCCAGattatatgaatatttatttgCCTTTTTCAACACACGTTTTGGAAGAGTGATTAACATTGGACTACTTGCTGAAATTACTTAAAACACCCtcagtaaaatttaaattattattggaTTAAATGTCAAAGTCTTCTGCAAATTgaaatgtgtttattttattttattttattttattttggtgaaATTACTTAAAATCCCTTCTACAactttatattacttatttacTTTTGAAGTAAATCATGTTTTAACAATgtcaccaaaaaaaattataaatttaaacaatttttttgtggggtcgaactttgaattttcaagattttttttttaataaaatttaatatcatACATCTTGACAAGTTattatgaaataacaaaaatagatatagcacatagaaatttgaaaaatgctGATAAGAcaaattcagatttttttttttttattttatttttttacaataggTGGTAAggttttgtaaaaaattaatagatacAAAAATACACTAATTATAGTGATTTATCAATTTAAGCTAATCTACATAAAAGACTGGGATTTTTGGACTTCACTTTGATATATAGACTCCACTATATAAAATCTCTAAGTCTATCACTATTTATCAATTCCTGTGaacttattaatataattaggcGTCACATAAGACAATAAAAATCTGTCATGTGCACgcacataaaatttataaaaaccatACTAAGCTAATAAATATTCCACCGTatgactttgaaaaaaaaaaaaatacgacTCCTACATAAGACCCACCTGTTTGAATGGTACCTATAATAATTAGTACCTAGGTCCTGAATAATGGGTAAACAACTGCTACAATACCATGAGCAATGTGCGTATGGTTTTGAGCAATAGATCTTTACACAGTTACACTTATTATCCACTTCCATGTGACAATCCTTTATGGGATGCAATTGTtgtctttcaaattttttacatacccccttcatttcattttaacggtcccattaatttttttttttttcaaattatttatcacctttaaaaaaattttaagaattaaatttattttttcaaattttatagttctcctcattaaaaaaaaatatatgtataagagtaaataattttgttaaaagtaaaaaatatcttattataattttttttaattttaaaaattttaatgacAGTCTTAATTTATGCAAACCTAAAATGTAACCGTATCATACCAAGAGAgcaactgaaaaaaaaaatcttgttgaCTCATgggcataaaagtaattttaactTTGTGAAATCACATTGCAAAGGCCCAAAAGCGTCCCAGATTCAGCGCCGTAACAGGCCTCGAGATCAGCATTATCAAGTCATAGGACACATCTCAGCCGTTGATTGACGTTGAAACCGCGTTCGCAGCAACTCCGAGACGAAGTTTTCTATAAAGAGATCTCTCCTTTTCTCCGTCGTCGTCTCCGATTTGCATCGACGCCGAGCTCCATTTCTCGATCATGGCGATGGTTTCTGGAATTCAAGGCCAGCTTCTCGATGTCACAGGTCGGTGGTACCTTGTTTTCTCTTGTCGTTGTCTTCTCTTTGCGTCTGGTTCTTTGTTGATCTCAAGGTGTTTGGTTAAATGTCGCAGTGGTGAGATGCAGCAAGCTCAAGGATACGGAGTGGATTTCCCGGCAGGATCCCTACGTTTGCCTTGAGTATGCCAGCACGAAGTTCCGCACGCGCACTTGCACGGGTACTCTCTCTTTGCGTTCGATGGATGGATCgatctttgctttctttggttttgatttgagttttgattttggGGTTTGGTGTTAGATGGAGGAAAAAACCCTGTTTTTCAGGAGAAAATCAACATTCCCTTGATTGAAGGGCTCCGCGAGATCACGGTCACTGTTTGGAATAGCAATACTATCACCTTCGATGATTTCATTGGAACTGGCAGGTTTGGAAtcgatttagggttttgattggtttgaaattttgtaagaaaaaagATCACAACTTTGAAAAAATGTTGGTGTTTTTGATGGTGTGGATTTAGGATTCAATTGCAGAAGGTCCTCTCACAAGGTTACGATGATTCGTCTTGGCCTCTTCAGTCCAAGTCTGGCAAGTATGGCTTCAATTCAATCCTATCCTctataaatttagaattttgatCATCTCTCCATTGAAATTCTCAGCCATTGTTCTTGTTTTGCAGGTTTGCTGGAGAAGTAACAGTGATCATGCATTTCGCCAACGCAAAGGTATTGTTTTGACTGGGTCTAATGCCTGTCAAGTGTTTGATTTAATGCTTCAACTACTTTGTTAATTGCTTGAAGTAATGTCTTACCAGATTTgcaatgcttgattgattgtttGTAGAAAGGGGATAAGGCATCATTAGCAGGACACGCACTAACTCACCCAACTCACATGCCCACTGCACCACCGGTAGCCTCGTATGCTCCTCCTCCTTCGTCATATGCTCCTGCATATCCCTCTTCAGTGCCGCCAGGGCCTTCCGCTGGTTATCCTCCACCTTATGGGGCTTACCCTTCACAACCTCCTATGCCATACTCGGCAGGGTACCCTCCTGCCTCATATCCTGCAACATCCTATGCTCCGCCACCAATGCCACAAGCGTATCCTCCTCAAACATACCCGCCTGCTGCCTATCCTCCACAGCCATACCCGCCTCCCCCGCATGCTCAGCCTTACTACCCACCAGGTGATAAGACACATTCTTTCTTATACTTAACAATATCAACTTGTAGATTGTATGTGAACTATGTTAAAGTTGCAACTATATCTAGTCATTGATTGTATATGAACTATGTTAAGTTTGCAAACTATGTCTATTCCTGGACTGAATGTGAACTAGGTTAAGGTTATAAACTATGCCTATTTGTGTTGATTAAATGTGAACCCTGTTAAGGTTGCATACTATGTGTATTCATGGATTGAATGTGACTTAGGGTTAAGGTTACAAACTATATCTATTCGTGGATTGAATGTGAATTAGATTTAAGGTTACAAAATATGTTTATTCATGTAGATTGAATGTGAGGTTAAGGTTACAAAATATGCTTATTCGTGTGCTGATTGAATGTGAACTAGGTTAAGATTAGGAATTATATCTCCTCAAACTGAACGTGAACTAGGTTAAAATGTTACAGAGTATATCTACTCATCAATTGAATGTGAATTAGGTTAAGGTTGCAAACTATAGTAGATGCCAATTTAATTCACAGCACTGCAATCTAGTATACAACTATAGTCACTAGACAAGAGATGTGAATTTGTGCATGAGCATCACTAGGAAATGGTTTTTATGTGCAGGGTCTTATCCAGGGTCCTACCCACCTTACTGAAGAGGATAGCTTCAATTGTTACAAGCGTTTTGGGATCTCTCTAATGTAAGGAGATAACCATgactatataaaataacaatctAATGTAACACATTAATCTCATagaataaagatataaatttatataaatttctctTATGCACAGGGTCATGGGCACCATGATGAAGACTGTAGCTGCAATGGTTTTTCCAGTGTGCTCTTGTACAGGGCACAATCTCATGGAGATTAAAATGTGTAACAATGAGCTTAATGCCAACTTCTGTGTAGATGTTCTGTTTCGAATTTAGTGAAACTTCCAACATTTGGCTTCAAGTTTGTAAATTTGGCTCCAATGTAGTGTTGTATTATTTTGGTCTTTGgccttttttaattttcatatttgctttttGAGATTATTTAGGTTTCAGAATTCTTGTAATTACAGGAAGGATCTCTTTGCTGCAATTTCCCAAAAGATCTAAACCATACAGCGTGATATTTATTCACAAATAATATGATCGCCTTCAATTTGTCAATAGAGTTTTGATAGTCGAacaatgcacatatatatatacacacacatcacCTATTAAGCAACTtcctcaaaataaaaacaaagaaactcCAAATAGCAACCAAACACAACCACAACCTTGACCCTCCCCATTCCTCCTCTTGTATTTCCACATCCCTCTCTCCTTGTATCTCCTCATTATCCACCTTCTCATCATCCCTCTCATCAATCCCCACATAATCAATGGACATCCTTCTCCTCTCCCCTCTCAATTCCTCCACTCCCTTCCTTGTAACCATAGCACACTTCCTTATCTCAAGCTTCTCAAGTTTAGGACACCCCTTTCCAATGGCCTCCAATAACACATCACTTATAGGACACCCTCTTATAAATAACCACCTCAAAACCAAACACTTTTCCAAAACACACATCATCTCTCCATCTC
This portion of the Dioscorea cayenensis subsp. rotundata cultivar TDr96_F1 chromosome 3, TDr96_F1_v2_PseudoChromosome.rev07_lg8_w22 25.fasta, whole genome shotgun sequence genome encodes:
- the LOC120282766 gene encoding elicitor-responsive protein 1 → MAMVSGIQGQLLDVTVVRCSKLKDTEWISRQDPYVCLEYASTKFRTRTCTDGGKNPVFQEKINIPLIEGLREITVTVWNSNTITFDDFIGTGRIQLQKVLSQGYDDSSWPLQSKSGKFAGEVTVIMHFANAKKGDKASLAGHALTHPTHMPTAPPVASYAPPPSSYAPAYPSSVPPGPSAGYPPPYGAYPSQPPMPYSAGYPPASYPATSYAPPPMPQAYPPQTYPPAAYPPQPYPPPPHAQPYYPPGSYPGSYPPY